From a single Borrelia coriaceae genomic region:
- a CDS encoding variable large family protein produces MKINIKNIRLKSICATLFISLFLACNNGIEELEKRNTFLSSLANLGNDFLTIFTSFGDSLGGVLAFNAETKKSDVGKYFKNIEKGLTTTKTNLEKIVADMKDQGHPNATAVESAVSKLVNDTLNNIINGAKTVSDAIGITDAELLGNGAIYTSAAGSKGEVEKLVNGIKAIVDVVLDTKEGNPEAGDVKKATDGSGNRNGGNNQDGEAGKLFNGTNAGTNANAKKSAADAAKAVGAVTGADILKAMSKSDDSAKLAAGNDVSDAKQDAVIAGAMALRAMAKGGKFAGSSDNDSGAVAPIVKGAAVSAVNKALNTLTIAIRKTIDAGLKEVKKAMNINANDVSVTTESGTATK; encoded by the coding sequence ATGAAAATAAATATTAAAAATATTAGATTAAAAAGTATTTGTGCAACATTATTTATTTCTCTTTTCCTTGCTTGTAATAATGGGATAGAAGAACTTGAGAAGAGAAATACTTTCTTATCCTCACTTGCTAATTTAGGGAATGACTTCTTAACTATTTTTACTTCTTTTGGTGATTCACTTGGTGGTGTTTTAGCTTTTAATGCTGAAACTAAAAAGTCTGATGTTGGTAAGTACTTTAAGAATATAGAAAAAGGCTTAACAACAACTAAGACAAACCTTGAAAAAATTGTTGCTGATATGAAGGATCAAGGCCATCCTAATGCTACTGCAGTAGAAAGTGCAGTAAGTAAATTAGTTAATGACACACTTAATAATATAATTAATGGAGCTAAGACCGTTAGTGATGCTATTGGTATTACTGATGCTGAGTTACTTGGTAATGGTGCTATTTATACATCTGCTGCAGGTTCTAAGGGTGAAGTTGAGAAATTAGTAAATGGAATTAAAGCTATCGTAGACGTGGTTCTTGATACAAAAGAAGGAAATCCTGAAGCCGGAGATGTTAAAAAAGCTACAGATGGTTCTGGTAACAGAAATGGTGGCAACAATCAGGATGGTGAAGCAGGAAAGTTATTTAATGGTACTAATGCTGGAACTAATGCTAATGCGAAAAAATCAGCAGCTGATGCAGCAAAAGCTGTTGGTGCAGTAACTGGGGCTGACATATTAAAAGCTATGTCTAAATCTGATGACTCTGCTAAATTGGCTGCAGGAAATGATGTGTCCGATGCTAAGCAAGATGCTGTTATAGCAGGAGCTATGGCATTGCGAGCGATGGCTAAGGGTGGTAAATTCGCGGGTTCTAGTGATAATGATTCTGGTGCCGTTGCGCCTATAGTTAAAGGAGCAGCAGTAAGTGCAGTAAATAAGGCTTTAAATACGCTCACAATAGCAATAAGAAAAACAATTGATGCAGGACTTAAAGAAGTTAAAAAAGCTATGAACATAAACGCTAATGATGTGTCTGTAACTACTGAATCTGGTACTGCTACTAAATAA
- a CDS encoding variable large family protein: MKINIKNIRLKSICATLFISLFLACNNGIEELEKRNTFLSSLANLGNDFLDSFTSFGDTLGGVLGFNTKTPKSEVGKYFKSVHDTVSSTKTALEKIVADMKDKGNPNAEAVSASVKTFIDDKLSKIIEGAEIASGAIGNDASEPIANVAKGGSNTDGAGVKGKDIENLVKGIKSIVDIVLKDKGSADAGTGKKADALASDRDANSSDVVKLFGSSGNQGAIAANADKAAADASKAVGAVTGADILQAMVKENGESAKLAEHKVDTAVTGMVSKNDATIAGAIALRAMAKGGKFANDNSTANIDVANTVKGAAVSAVTKVLNTLTIAIRKTIDAGLKEVKEAMKINPEATSVTSDKNIPESKK; encoded by the coding sequence ATGAAAATAAATATTAAAAATATTAGATTAAAAAGTATTTGTGCAACATTATTTATTTCTCTTTTCCTTGCTTGTAATAATGGGATAGAAGAACTTGAGAAGAGAAATACTTTCTTATCCTCACTTGCTAATTTAGGTAATGACTTCTTAGATAGTTTTACTTCTTTTGGCGACACACTTGGCGGTGTTTTAGGGTTTAATACTAAAACTCCAAAGTCTGAGGTTGGTAAGTACTTTAAGAGCGTTCATGATACTGTTTCTTCTACTAAGACAGCTCTTGAGAAAATTGTTGCTGATATGAAAGATAAGGGTAATCCTAATGCAGAAGCTGTAAGTGCTTCAGTTAAAACATTCATTGATGATAAGCTTAGTAAGATAATAGAAGGAGCTGAGATTGCTAGTGGTGCTATTGGCAACGATGCTAGTGAACCAATTGCTAATGTTGCTAAAGGTGGTAGTAATACTGATGGGGCTGGAGTTAAAGGTAAAGATATTGAAAATTTAGTAAAGGGAATTAAGTCAATTGTAGACATAGTACTTAAAGATAAAGGAAGTGCTGATGCTGGTACTGGTAAAAAGGCTGATGCTCTTGCTAGTGATCGTGACGCTAATTCTAGTGATGTGGTAAAGCTTTTTGGTAGTTCTGGTAATCAAGGTGCTATTGCTGCTAATGCAGATAAGGCAGCAGCTGATGCATCTAAGGCCGTTGGGGCAGTAACAGGTGCTGATATCTTACAAGCTATGGTTAAAGAAAATGGTGAGTCAGCTAAGTTGGCTGAGCATAAAGTTGACACTGCAGTTACTGGTATGGTTAGTAAAAATGATGCAACTATAGCAGGGGCTATAGCGTTAAGAGCAATGGCTAAAGGTGGTAAATTTGCTAATGATAACAGTACTGCTAATATTGATGTTGCTAATACAGTTAAAGGAGCAGCAGTAAGTGCAGTAACTAAGGTACTAAATACATTAACTATTGCAATAAGGAAGACAATTGATGCAGGACTTAAGGAAGTTAAAGAAGCTATGAAAATTAATCCTGAGGCTACTTCTGTAACTTCTGATAAAAATATTCCTGAATCTAAAAAATAA
- a CDS encoding variable large family protein, translating to MKINIKNIKVKRICATLFISLFLSCNNGIEELEKRNTFLSSLANLGNDFLDSFTSFGDTLGGVLGFNTKTPKSEVGKYFKSVHDTVSSTKTALEKIVADMKDKGNPNAEAVSASVKTFIDDKLSKIIEGAEIASGAIGNDASEPIANVAKGGSNTDGAGVKGKDIENLVKGIKSIVDIVLKDKGSADAGTGKKADALASDRDANSSDVVKLFGSSGNQGAIAANADKAAADASKAVGAVTGADILQAMVKENGESAKLAEHKVDTAVTGMVSKNDATIAGAIALRAMAKGGKFANDNSTANIDVANTVKGAAVSAVTKVLNTLTIAIRKTIDAGLKEVKEAMKINPEATSVTSDKNIPESKK from the coding sequence ATGAAAATAAATATTAAAAATATTAAGGTAAAAAGAATTTGTGCAACATTATTTATCTCTCTATTCCTTTCTTGTAATAATGGAATAGAAGAACTTGAGAAGAGAAATACTTTCTTATCCTCACTTGCTAATTTAGGTAATGACTTCTTAGATAGTTTTACTTCTTTTGGCGACACACTTGGCGGTGTTTTAGGGTTTAATACTAAAACTCCAAAGTCTGAGGTTGGTAAGTACTTTAAGAGCGTTCATGATACTGTTTCTTCTACTAAGACAGCTCTTGAGAAAATTGTTGCTGATATGAAAGATAAGGGTAATCCTAATGCAGAAGCTGTAAGTGCTTCAGTTAAAACATTCATTGATGATAAGCTTAGTAAGATAATAGAAGGAGCTGAGATTGCTAGTGGTGCTATTGGCAACGATGCTAGTGAACCAATTGCTAATGTTGCTAAAGGTGGTAGTAATACTGATGGGGCTGGAGTTAAAGGTAAAGATATTGAAAATTTAGTAAAGGGAATTAAGTCAATTGTAGACATAGTACTTAAAGATAAAGGAAGTGCTGATGCTGGTACTGGTAAAAAGGCTGATGCTCTTGCTAGTGATCGTGACGCTAATTCTAGTGATGTGGTAAAGCTTTTTGGTAGTTCTGGTAATCAAGGTGCTATTGCTGCTAATGCAGATAAGGCAGCAGCTGATGCATCTAAGGCCGTTGGGGCAGTAACAGGTGCTGATATCTTACAAGCTATGGTTAAAGAAAATGGTGAGTCAGCTAAGTTGGCTGAGCATAAAGTTGACACTGCAGTTACTGGTATGGTTAGTAAAAATGATGCAACTATAGCAGGGGCTATAGCGTTAAGAGCAATGGCTAAAGGTGGTAAATTTGCTAATGATAACAGTACTGCTAATATTGATGTTGCTAATACAGTTAAAGGAGCAGCAGTAAGTGCAGTAACTAAGGTACTAAATACATTAACTATTGCAATAAGGAAGACAATTGATGCAGGACTTAAGGAAGTTAAAGAAGCTATGAAAATTAATCCTGAGGCTACTTCTGTAACTTCTGATAAAAATATTCCTGAATCTAAAAAATAA